In Mycolicibacterium mucogenicum DSM 44124, the following are encoded in one genomic region:
- the pssA gene encoding CDP-diacylglycerol--serine O-phosphatidyltransferase — translation MKPRIKTPQVSLRKLVPSALTVAAICLGLTAVKYALDHRPTEAMALLAGAAILDALDGRAARMLNATSKMGAEIDSLADAVNFGVAPAFIVYATLLEHNTSPLAWIVVLLYAVCIVLRLARFNAMLDVEGPAFEKEFFTGMPAPAGAIGAIGPLAAKMQFPGPWWDSHWGQVFICIWLIGVSLLVVSTVPMRKVHTFAIPPNMALPLLALLAILVAASVMYGYIVILVIIVAYVLHIPFAIRTKAWLRAHPEVWDDKPKEQRQARRAIRRAQPRRTDRGQRRSTARLRLRRPGPRR, via the coding sequence ATGAAACCCCGGATCAAGACTCCGCAGGTGAGCCTGCGGAAGCTGGTCCCCAGCGCCCTGACGGTCGCGGCCATCTGCCTGGGTCTGACGGCGGTCAAGTACGCGCTCGACCACCGGCCCACCGAGGCCATGGCGCTGCTGGCCGGTGCCGCGATCCTCGACGCGCTCGACGGCCGCGCGGCCCGCATGCTCAACGCCACGTCCAAGATGGGCGCCGAGATCGACTCGCTGGCCGACGCCGTGAACTTCGGTGTGGCACCGGCGTTCATCGTGTACGCGACGCTGCTGGAGCACAACACCTCGCCGCTGGCCTGGATCGTGGTGCTGCTGTACGCGGTGTGCATCGTGCTGCGCCTGGCCCGCTTCAACGCCATGCTCGACGTGGAGGGCCCGGCGTTCGAGAAGGAGTTCTTCACCGGTATGCCGGCCCCGGCCGGCGCGATCGGCGCCATCGGCCCACTGGCGGCCAAGATGCAGTTCCCCGGCCCGTGGTGGGATTCGCACTGGGGTCAGGTGTTCATCTGCATCTGGCTGATCGGTGTCTCGCTGCTGGTGGTCAGCACCGTGCCGATGCGCAAGGTGCACACCTTCGCCATCCCGCCGAACATGGCGTTGCCGCTGTTGGCGCTGCTGGCCATCCTGGTGGCCGCGTCGGTGATGTACGGCTACATCGTGATCCTGGTGATCATCGTCGCCTACGTGCTGCACATCCCGTTCGCCATCCGGACCAAGGCCTGGCTGCGTGCGCACCCCGAAGTCTGGGATGACAAACCCAAGGAACAGCGACAGGCACGCCGCGCCATCCGTCGTGCGCAGCCGCGTCGCACCGACCGCGGACAGCGCCGGTCCACGGCCCGACTGCGGTTGCGTAGGCCGGGTCCGCGTCGATGA
- the glp gene encoding gephyrin-like molybdotransferase Glp, whose translation MRTVEEHQQVVAGLISTRPAVAVPLADALGLALAEDVVAPLSLPGFDNSAMDGYAVLAADVATASADNPVKLPVAEDIPAGRTDLLTLAPGTAHRIMTGAMLPAGATAVVQVEATDGATDVVSIYSAVPEGRSIRRAGEDVTAGMTVLPAGEVLSPAALGLAAALGLAELKVIPRQRVLVLSTGTELVKPGTPLQPGQIYESNAVMLAAALRDAGADVTTAPATSDDVALFRETLAGHARDVDLIVTTGGVSAGAYEVVKDALSREVEFVKVAMQPGMPQGAGTVNGTPIITLPGNPVSALVSFEVFIRPPLRAAMGLPSERPRRSATLTEKLTSPAGKRQFRRGVLGTDEQVSSYGPPASHHLRWLATANCLLDIGEDVIELAAGSPVPVWDLS comes from the coding sequence ATGCGGACCGTCGAGGAACATCAGCAGGTCGTCGCCGGGTTGATCAGCACCCGGCCGGCCGTCGCCGTACCGCTCGCCGACGCCCTCGGGCTCGCGCTTGCCGAGGACGTGGTGGCGCCGCTGTCGCTGCCCGGTTTCGACAACTCGGCGATGGACGGTTACGCCGTCCTGGCCGCCGACGTGGCCACCGCCTCCGCCGACAACCCGGTGAAACTGCCTGTCGCCGAAGATATTCCGGCCGGCCGCACCGACCTGCTGACCTTGGCGCCCGGCACCGCGCACCGCATCATGACCGGCGCCATGCTGCCGGCCGGGGCCACCGCGGTGGTCCAGGTCGAGGCCACCGACGGGGCGACCGACGTCGTGTCGATCTACTCGGCGGTCCCCGAAGGCCGAAGCATCCGCCGCGCCGGCGAGGACGTCACCGCCGGGATGACGGTGTTGCCCGCCGGCGAGGTGCTGTCGCCCGCGGCCCTGGGCCTGGCCGCCGCCCTGGGCCTGGCTGAGCTGAAAGTGATTCCGCGGCAACGGGTCCTGGTGCTGTCCACCGGAACGGAGCTGGTCAAACCGGGCACACCGCTGCAGCCGGGCCAGATCTACGAGTCCAACGCCGTGATGCTGGCCGCCGCGCTGCGTGACGCCGGCGCCGACGTCACGACCGCACCGGCGACCTCCGATGACGTCGCGCTGTTCCGGGAGACCCTGGCCGGTCACGCCAGAGACGTCGACCTGATCGTCACCACCGGCGGCGTCAGCGCCGGCGCCTACGAGGTGGTGAAGGACGCCCTCTCCCGAGAAGTCGAGTTCGTGAAGGTCGCCATGCAGCCCGGCATGCCGCAGGGCGCCGGCACTGTCAACGGGACACCGATCATCACGCTGCCGGGCAACCCGGTCTCGGCGCTGGTGTCGTTCGAGGTGTTCATCCGGCCGCCGCTGCGCGCCGCGATGGGGCTGCCATCCGAGAGGCCGCGCCGCTCGGCGACCCTCACCGAGAAGCTGACCTCCCCCGCCGGGAAACGCCAGTTCCGCCGCGGCGTGCTCGGCACCGATGAGCAGGTGAGCAGCTACGGACCGCCGGCGTCGCACCACCTGCGGTGGCTGGCGACGGCAAACTGCCTGCTGGACATCGGCGAGGACGTGATCGAATTAGCGGCTGGATCGCCCGTGCCCGTCTGGGATCTCAGTTAG
- a CDS encoding TetR/AcrR family transcriptional regulator: MMTSKVTYHHGDLRTALVQSALALLEEEGAAALSMRAVARHAGVTAAAPYRHYQDRDALMSAVAAVGYRELAQDLVAVSPSPSTADEIADVAIAYVQFALRRPALFRAMFSEQGDAGSPERADAVAAISAYLRANVARVFPDADADALSDAVWALVHGLAFLFLDGKFDSTDPGELERRVRAAMRAVVGLAGS, from the coding sequence ATGATGACGTCGAAAGTGACGTACCACCACGGCGATCTGCGGACCGCGCTGGTGCAGTCGGCGCTGGCGTTGCTGGAAGAGGAGGGCGCCGCGGCGTTGTCGATGCGCGCCGTCGCCCGGCACGCCGGGGTCACCGCGGCCGCCCCCTACCGGCATTACCAGGACCGTGACGCGCTGATGTCCGCCGTCGCGGCCGTCGGTTATCGCGAACTGGCTCAGGACCTCGTGGCCGTCAGCCCGTCACCGTCGACGGCCGACGAGATCGCCGACGTCGCCATCGCCTACGTCCAGTTCGCGCTGCGGCGTCCCGCCCTCTTCCGGGCGATGTTCAGCGAGCAGGGCGATGCCGGCAGCCCCGAGCGGGCCGACGCCGTCGCGGCGATCTCGGCCTACCTCCGCGCGAACGTCGCCCGCGTGTTCCCGGATGCGGATGCCGACGCGTTGAGCGACGCCGTCTGGGCGCTGGTGCACGGCCTGGCGTTCCTGTTCCTGGACGGCAAGTTCGACAGCACCGACCCCGGTGAGCTGGAACGCCGCGTCCGGGCCGCGATGCGTGCCGTCGTGGGTCTGGCAGGGTCCTAG
- a CDS encoding AAA family ATPase, which translates to MTQGVRDAASPEPPPGQLRLTARLNTSALDARRGVVMLHPEAIAALGIREWDAVSLTGTRTTCAVVGVAAAGTPPGTALLDDVTLSNAGIRADAPVLVCPATVYGARSVTVSGSRLASSSISPATLRMALLGKVMTVGDTVSLLPRDLGPGTSTSAATAALATQVGITWTSELLTVTGVDPAGPVSVQPNSVVSWSDATVVAATAAAQPVISPAETVDAQAFSIDDLKGMTAQVTRLTEWLKLALDEPKLLETLGATANLGVLVTGPAGVGKAAMVRTVCASRRLVELDGPEVGALRAEDRLAGVAAAVSSVRDGGGVLLITDIDALLPAVAEPVATLILTELRKAVASRGVAFIATSAVPDGVDARLRAPDLCDRELGLTLPDAATRKALLEVLLRSVPAKELNLDEIAQRTPGFVVADLAALVREAALRAAARASADGAEPALTQDDLTGALSVIRPLSRSATEEVAVGSVTLDDVGDMVATKQALTEAVLWPLQHPDTFERLGVEPPRGVLLYGPPGCGKTFLVRALASSGRLSVHAVKGAELMDKWVGSSERAVRELFQRARDSAPSLVFLDEMDALAPRRGQSFDSGVTDRVVAALLTELDGINPLRDVVVVGATNRPDLIDPALLRPGRLEKLVFVEPPDADARRDILRTASKSIPLTPEVDLGELAGELDGYSAADCVALLREAALTAMRRSIDAADVTAADVAKARETVRPSLDPVQVQSLREFAEGH; encoded by the coding sequence ATGACGCAGGGCGTGCGGGACGCGGCGTCACCTGAACCCCCACCGGGCCAATTGCGGCTCACCGCACGGCTCAACACCTCTGCACTCGACGCCCGTCGCGGCGTGGTGATGCTGCACCCGGAAGCGATTGCCGCCCTGGGCATCCGCGAGTGGGACGCGGTGTCGCTGACCGGCACGCGCACCACCTGCGCGGTGGTCGGCGTGGCCGCCGCCGGGACGCCCCCGGGCACGGCACTGCTCGACGACGTGACGCTGTCCAATGCCGGCATCCGGGCCGACGCGCCGGTGCTGGTGTGTCCCGCGACGGTGTACGGCGCCCGCTCCGTGACCGTCAGCGGTTCGCGGCTGGCCAGCAGCTCGATATCGCCGGCGACGTTGCGAATGGCATTGCTGGGCAAGGTGATGACGGTCGGCGACACGGTGTCGCTGCTGCCGCGCGATCTCGGGCCGGGCACCTCGACGTCCGCGGCGACCGCGGCGCTGGCCACCCAGGTCGGCATCACCTGGACCTCGGAACTGCTCACCGTGACGGGCGTCGACCCCGCCGGCCCGGTCAGTGTGCAACCGAATTCGGTGGTCAGCTGGAGCGACGCGACCGTCGTCGCGGCCACCGCAGCCGCACAGCCGGTGATCTCCCCCGCCGAAACCGTTGATGCCCAAGCTTTTTCGATCGACGATCTCAAGGGCATGACCGCCCAGGTGACCCGCCTGACCGAGTGGCTCAAGCTGGCCCTGGACGAGCCCAAGTTGCTCGAAACGTTGGGCGCCACTGCCAATCTGGGCGTCCTGGTGACCGGGCCCGCGGGCGTCGGGAAGGCCGCCATGGTGCGCACGGTGTGCGCATCGCGTCGACTTGTCGAGCTCGACGGGCCGGAGGTCGGGGCGCTGCGTGCGGAGGACCGGCTGGCCGGTGTCGCGGCTGCGGTGAGTTCAGTGCGCGACGGCGGTGGCGTCCTGCTCATCACCGACATCGACGCACTGCTGCCCGCCGTCGCCGAGCCCGTGGCCACGCTGATCCTGACCGAGCTCCGCAAGGCCGTCGCCAGCCGCGGTGTGGCATTCATCGCGACATCGGCTGTGCCCGACGGTGTGGACGCGCGCCTGCGCGCGCCCGATCTCTGCGACCGCGAGCTGGGACTCACCCTGCCCGACGCGGCCACCCGCAAGGCGCTGCTGGAGGTCCTGCTGCGGTCGGTTCCCGCCAAGGAGCTCAATCTCGATGAGATCGCCCAGCGCACACCGGGATTCGTCGTCGCCGATCTGGCGGCCCTGGTGCGTGAGGCCGCGCTGCGGGCGGCCGCCCGAGCCAGCGCCGACGGTGCCGAACCGGCGCTGACCCAGGATGATCTGACCGGTGCACTGTCGGTGATCCGGCCGCTGTCGCGGTCGGCGACCGAGGAGGTCGCGGTCGGGTCGGTGACCCTCGACGACGTCGGCGACATGGTGGCGACGAAACAGGCGCTGACCGAAGCGGTCCTGTGGCCGCTGCAGCACCCGGACACCTTCGAGCGGTTGGGCGTGGAACCGCCGCGCGGGGTGCTGCTCTACGGGCCGCCCGGCTGCGGCAAGACGTTCCTGGTGCGGGCATTGGCCAGCTCGGGCCGGTTGTCGGTGCATGCCGTCAAGGGCGCCGAGTTGATGGACAAATGGGTCGGCTCGTCGGAGCGTGCGGTGCGCGAATTGTTCCAGCGCGCACGCGATTCCGCGCCGTCACTGGTGTTCCTTGACGAGATGGACGCGCTGGCGCCGCGCCGCGGGCAGAGCTTCGATTCCGGCGTCACCGACCGCGTGGTGGCCGCATTGCTCACCGAGCTGGACGGCATCAACCCGCTGCGCGACGTCGTGGTGGTGGGTGCCACCAACCGGCCGGATCTGATCGATCCCGCGCTGCTGAGACCGGGCCGACTGGAGAAGCTGGTGTTCGTCGAGCCGCCCGACGCCGACGCCCGTCGCGACATCCTGCGTACCGCAAGCAAATCCATCCCCCTGACGCCCGAGGTCGACCTCGGCGAGCTGGCGGGTGAGCTCGACGGCTACAGCGCCGCCGATTGCGTCGCCCTGCTGCGCGAGGCGGCGCTGACCGCGATGCGCCGGTCCATCGACGCCGCCGATGTCACCGCGGCCGACGTGGCCAAGGCCCGTGAGACGGTGCGGCCGTCACTGGATCCCGTTCAGGTGCAATCACTTCGGGAGTTCGCCGAGGGCCACTAG
- a CDS encoding phosphatidylserine decarboxylase — translation MARPARPPADTPESELSRFVDLVRSTVPPIHPAGLPFVGGALGVAAIGHRKRWVRAAGLTAAAACAGFFRHPPRTPPSRPGVVVAPADGQVTLIDEAVPPAELNLSDEPLPRISIFLSLFDAHVQRAPVAGEVITVKHKPGQFLSADKAEASEDNERNSIWLRTADGHDVVAVQLAGLLARRIVCNTHPGAHLALGETYGLIRFGSRLDTYLPKGSVIEVEIGQRAIGGETVLAELPTTGSPA, via the coding sequence ATGGCCAGACCTGCGCGTCCCCCAGCTGACACTCCAGAGTCCGAACTGTCACGTTTCGTCGACCTGGTCCGCTCCACCGTTCCCCCGATCCACCCGGCCGGGCTGCCGTTCGTCGGCGGTGCCCTCGGTGTCGCCGCCATCGGCCACCGCAAGCGCTGGGTCCGGGCGGCCGGTCTCACCGCGGCCGCCGCGTGCGCCGGGTTCTTCCGGCATCCGCCGCGGACACCACCGAGCCGGCCCGGCGTCGTCGTCGCGCCGGCCGACGGCCAGGTGACGCTGATCGACGAGGCCGTCCCGCCCGCCGAGCTGAACCTGTCCGACGAGCCGCTGCCGCGGATCAGCATCTTCCTGTCCCTGTTCGACGCGCATGTGCAGCGCGCGCCGGTGGCCGGTGAGGTGATCACCGTCAAGCACAAGCCGGGCCAGTTCCTGTCCGCCGACAAGGCCGAGGCCAGCGAGGACAACGAGCGCAACAGCATCTGGCTGCGCACCGCCGACGGCCATGACGTCGTCGCGGTGCAGCTCGCCGGTCTGCTGGCCCGCCGCATCGTGTGCAACACGCACCCGGGTGCGCACCTGGCGCTCGGCGAGACGTACGGCCTGATCCGGTTCGGCTCCCGCCTGGACACCTACCTGCCCAAGGGCTCGGTGATCGAAGTCGAGATCGGGCAGCGCGCCATCGGCGGCGAGACCGTGCTGGCAGAACTCCCGACCACCGGATCGCCGGCATGA